In a single window of the Raphanus sativus cultivar WK10039 chromosome 9, ASM80110v3, whole genome shotgun sequence genome:
- the LOC108824738 gene encoding uncharacterized protein LOC108824738 — translation MAPRKKPPPTYSEMFGDGVRTSSSGGQTSSDTIPDSQTSQRVWSPPPPAPQMPPPPPPPPAAPQQPVPEAGVHLDFRVPPHAPYARYTVEDLLAQPGREGLDVLDPDRPPGTYWFGANNRVSRSVSQTMKGYFDGAYPNWGLTPDHDKTTWFTQFAKRWHWSLGITERVKKEFQAKAKTRLTNTVSDWKDKWEIYGYDGKPTEVAKDVWDGLIAFWKQPSSIRKANSCSASRRTKDKDGNLPMVHRTGQKPHAGIRLEVFEKTRVLPSLSDLFKMTHATPEGIFVDPASEKLFNSVACSD, via the exons atggCTCCTAGGAAAAAACCACCACCGACTTATTCCGAGATGTTTGGCGACGGTGTCAGAACATCTTCTTCCGGCGGCCAAACATCTTCTGATACCATTCCGGACTCTCAGACATCTCAGAGAGTATGGAGTCCTCCTCCTCCCGCACCTCAGATgcctccacctccacctcctccacccgCAGCTCCGCAGCAGCCCGTCCCAGAGGCTGGTGTTCATCTAGACTTCCGGGTGCCTCCTCATGCACCATACGCAAGATATACGGTGGAGGATTTGCTTGCCCAGCCTGGACGGGAGGGTTTGGACGTTTTGGACCCCGATAGACCGCCGGGCACTTATTG GTTTGGAGCCAACAACCGTGTTTCCCGGAGCGTTTCACAGACGATGAAGGGATACTTCGACGGGGCTTATCCAAACTGGGGCTTGACTCCAGATCACGACAAGACCACTTGGTTTACCCAGTTTGCa aaAAGGTGGCACTGGTCTTTAGGCATCACCGAAAGGGTGAAGAAGGAATTCCAGGCAAAGGCGAAGACTCGCCTTACCAACACGGTCTCAGATTGGAAGGACAAGTGGGAGATCTACGGCTATGACGGGAAGCCCACTGAGGTCGCAAAGGATGTATGGGATGGCCTCATCGCCTTTTGGAAGCAACCCAGCTCGATCCGGAAGGCCAACTCCTGCTCCGCTTCCCGTAGGACCAAGGATAAAGACGGAAATTTGCCTATGGTTCATAGAACCGGGCAAAAACCTCATGCCGGGATCCGTCTCGAAGTT TTTGAGAAGACCAGAGTTTTGCCATCTCTGTCCGACCTCTTCAAGATGACTCACGCCACACCGGAAGGGATTTTTGTTGATCCTGCATCCGAGAAGCTCTTCAACAGTGTTGCCTGCTCGGATTGA